GCAAATAACTTGCAGTGTAGATTTATACATGTAAAAAAGCAGGTGGTGCCAAACAATTTGAGACAGATCTTTTTTCCTTATCACTCTCACACACCAATGACGTGGAGAAATTGCGGCcgagacctgttttttttttttttcttaagtcTCAGAGGTGGGGCAAGTTCACAAACAACACGAGGAGGTATGAGGTTAATTTGAAGAGACGGGTTATGCATGAGTCATCAAACAGCTTTTGAGCAGCAAAcgaatgttagatctactattaTTACGGGTCTTGAAAGAGCGAGGTCGTTTTATATATGGGTCCATGCAGTAACAGTCCAGTGCATGTTTTGTCAGTGGGTCTAAATAGAAATAATAAAGTCAAATGTTACAGAGCCGTTTTGATTCATGTAGGTGGACGACCTGATCCATCGCACCAGTCAGACACTACAGCTGCTTTTAGAATATGACCCAGTCAGGCAGCGTTTGGACCGTCTCAGGCTGGGAGCGCCCAGGAACCCCCTGGGAGCGCCAGCAACCTCCCGGATGCGCTTGTCCTCGCCGTCGAACGCAGTCCTGGAGAGGTCTGAGGTGGATGACGGCACGCTGAAGAGGAGGTCTTTGAGGTTTGTATTCGCCAAAACACTGCAGCTTGTTATGTCTTTCAGCCCTGAATGCCTGAATTTGTGGCCGCTTTTTCAAAAAGTTGCAGTAAACGATGCAATGTTTTTAAGGCTTATTTTTCAGCTTGTGATTTAGTTAATTTGTTGTAAGTGTTCTTTGTAATTCgcaaaagcacaggatttcaacggATTCAGCAACATCTGCTTTATTTACTCACAAATGTGTGTAtagtttggaaaaaaatattgatgtttttATTATTGCCACACTGAGCGCCAAAACATAACTTACAAGTtaacactagatggcagcaaaagCACCGACTCATTACAATTGGCTATTATGAAACAAACACCACCAAAGGCCCCCTTATaataggtaaggttgtatttgtgcctcattcctgtgggaatcctgcatgtgactgaagcattaaggagtggtaCTATCTAGCACTAGCTGcaatgtgctcaaacaaccaccaggtagcacctCTCTCTCTTTCGGTCTTATCAGGTCGTTAGTGCATTCTTTACTCACAGGTGAGGAATGAGGCAAAGAGTAACCCAGACCCACTGTATGGTCCGCTGTCTACTTTGTCTGTATGTTTTATGTAAGGTTAAATGTGCTGGATGTCACCGACTCACGATTGCACTTTTTTAAAGCAGAAAATATAACCATCAGCACAAAACTGTAGCCCTTGGCTAAATTGGGAAGTGAGCATTCATTTTCACACTTCTTTacgtaaaacaattttttatactttaaacaattttttttttatcaaacctGATTTTTATTTTATGCATGTTTGGTAGCAAAATGCATGGATGGGAAATATATTgttcaataatacattttaatgtgtgaaataacaaatttaacaataaaacataattatGTAAAGGTTCTTGATCCGACCAGGGGTCAGACTTCGTAAAACTGCTTTACAAAACCAGCAGTAACCCTGGCCTTttgttttctttggaacaaacgtctcgctCTCGTTAGCGTTAGCTTTAGCCATGTTTTAGCCATGCTTTTCAATCTCCGCCAAGGAAATAAGGGGCACGGCAGAAACCACGGAGGGTCCTGGAGGCAGAAATATGCCAGAGCAAGAGTAGAAAAATCAGATCGGAATCAGAAtctgaaatactttattaatctctgaggggaaattaaaattttccgcacaatcccattcaagatcagaccaacattacagggagacagaacaggatcgctgacgggtctgccaacttccggcgccccttacaaaaaaggtgagatacaagtaaacaatggggggacttggggggtgagaaaaaaaaatcggtCCTAACCTTGGgctcctggagagggggtccagactgaggccaagggaaaaaacaactcatagccattaCACACATAAGCAtaaagggaaacatcaaagaacacaaagtacattaaagacattaaaagagcagagctgatgcaaccagccacttctacgtacagctatgaataaaaagtaaaagaaacatacaCTGTGGTTACCTCTGCGTTGTTCCACGCCATtttctgctggggtggagggagcatggccagagacaggatcagacccaacaaagcaaccaagacactggccgcccactaactcggccagtgtcAGTGTAAAAaactttattttctattttttaaatcgtCTGAAACAAAAACTTGAATTTATAGATAAAATCGATGTTGCCCAGGCCTAGTCTGTTATATGTTTAACGTCTATATTGTTGGTCTTAGGCGCAGCAACAGCATATGCAAGTCCCCTGGGCCCAATTCCCCCAAAGAGCACCTTTTTTTGACCCGAGACATTGGGCGCTCGGAATCTTTGAGGTCCTCCAGTAGCTGCTCTCATCGCATCTTCCGGCCGTGTGACCTCATCCACGGCGAGGTTCTGGGGAAGGGCTTCTTCGGACAAGCCATCAAGGTTTCGTTCTCTCCGTCTTAATGAGCCACAGCCTGCGGGGCCATGGTGATGTAATTGTTGCGTTTGGCTCACAGGTGACTCATAAAGCCACGGGAGAGGTGATGGTGATGAAGGAGCTGATTCGCTGCGACGAGGAGACCCAGAAAACTTTCCTCAAGGAGGTAATCAGTTGCAGGAGTTCTGCACTTCCTCACAGACAAAACAGTCGGACTTGTAACGTATTCTATGTACAGCGGAAAGCACAGCACATGTGCCAACAATCATCTCTTTGTTGCTTGCTGTGTGGAGATGGTTTTCTACCCAGTTTTGCCGGACATCATTGATTATTGCATTTAAGGTCTGTTTTCTCGCTGATCTCATTCCACCATTTAGGTCAAAGTGATGCGGTGCCTTGACCACCCTCACGTGCTCAAGTTCATCGGTGTTCTCTACAAGGATAAGAGGCTGAATTTGATCACAGAGTTCATCGAAGGAGGAACCCTTAAGGACTTCATCAGAGACACAGTGAGTTCCAACTTCTTTTTTGCACAAACACATGAGGAGAGTTGCTGCGGAGGACAAGCagttgtgtgggggggggggcgaccTGAAGTAAACTCATCACTGTTTGAAAGTTGAATGGAGGCCTGGTGGAGCGGCCAAGACTATAGAAAGTGTTGCCAGGTCGACTCTCCTCCATGTTTAAGAGTTGACTCGAATAGTATGAATGTAATTATTTGCTGGTGTTCAAAGCTCAACGTTGACATCTCGTCTCCTGTTTAATCTCCACAGGATCCATTTCCATGGGACCAAAGGGTGAGCTTTGCAAAGAGCATCGCGTCTGGCATGGTGAGTAGACTGTTTGCACAGACTGATGAGATTAGTGAAATATTTGCAAGCACGCACTGTAATGTAAATATTCAGTCAcgtaaagcacaggtgtcaaaaacATCGAGCATTGGGCTTGCATGGCGGATTTTAACAATATCCTTCTTAAAATGCATATTTATTTCACTTTGTGTAATGCAACTGTGGTATGAATAAGATGCATTGCACGAACCATTCTTGCAAGGGGTGTCCAATTAAccccccgccccacacacacacacacacacacacacacacacacacacacacacacacacacattgttgtaagTGGAGCCctgaagaaaacaaaaaaagaaatgcaGCCAGGGTGCATTTTGAAGAAGCAGCGACTTTATTTAAATGCACCTCACTAGAGGCACGTTTCGATTTTTTGATTGTGCTTGCTGCGATTCAACTCTTCAAATATAACTAAAAGTATTAGAAACTTGACACTTTTTACTAAACACTTTATGTTCAAATGATTTTTTAGTGTGTTGATAAAAAATgtttgttcctgaaataatcattgaACTTGTTTTTggtgttggtacacattattttacacttCCTCAtattaaaactgcactttaatgtattttcattaaatacagtggaacctctatttCCAAACTTAATTGGTTAACATGGTtcataatacgaaggtcctgagtagtcctgagttcaatcccgggctctggatctttctgtgtggagtttgcatgttcttcccgtgactgtgtgggttctccccgggttctccggcttcctcccatttccaaagacatgcacctggggataggttgattggcaacactaaattggccctagtgcagtggtttttaaccttgttggaggtaccgaaccccaccagtttcatatgcgcattcaccgaacccttcttcagtgaaaaaataaaaataaaacattcttaATTTAAtcgtaatttataaatattaatcatgaaattatgttattatattaaagaaatactaataaagatatcttttacaaacagaaagttacaggaatgtacacatgatcccatgtttacatctcattgtgcaacatgtgaatgttttagtgggaactaaatgcgatatctgaaaggggtacacattctttccaaagcaggaaccccacccagacatacaatactagtacacagctcatgaaaaacaatattttttgttattgtcattgtaagtgggccaaaacacttatattagaaaataatctcatggaaatggctGCTGTCATTtggttataataataaaacattgaacttgttatttagtcaggtttgggacaggtgtgctgctggtgtggccacagtgcatgtgcacgtctgacgtcgctcacatgtgctccactgaatgctcaaagagtttttgcgtttgctcacgcatatggaaaattagagggaacattgtttgggggtatccataatacgccgatagggaaatgTTTTTatctacacgatgagtcgggtgtgtcttgacctccgcggcggaggctccggcgaacccctgaggccgactcaccgaacccctaaggttcgatcgaacccaggttaagaaccactgccgtagtgtgtgaatgttgtctgtctatctgtgttggccctgcggtgaggtggcgacttgtccagggtgtaccccgccttccacccgaatgcagctgaaataggctccagcaccccccgcgaccccaaaagggacaagcggtagaaaatggatggatggatgggttcgtaaaccgaaaagttcATATAGTAAAGCGGAGTTCCCCATAAAAAAAactatgtaaacatgaataattggttctagcctcaacaaaagtcTCTATTTTAGTAGAcactataatgtgtgtgtgtgtatgtatatatatatatatatatatacagtatgtatgtatgtatgtgtgtttgtatgtactgttaaaatactgtaaacatactgtaaatatatacgaAACCAACATAACAGGGGGGAAATGGCTCAACAGtgtttttttatccaaacaatacaacaacattaagtttcaacacacacacaagccTCATGGGTGCGCTCCAAAGCGTTagcaaccatgttgctacaataaaaaaacaaaaaaggagaaTCATTTTACTTTGTGTCTGCAAATATTTGTAGCTTCATGTAGTCACGTTAggacaaactagcagtgtgaggtgATCCTTCATCGTCTTGTGTCCCGGTAGTACCTACCTACCTTAGCTGTGATAATGAAGGtccgctgtggcatctttttTGGTCTcgtcacaattaaagacttgctgcaGAACAAAGCCCCTTAGCTGGTAAAATCCCTGAACTGAAGGGGCCGCAAGGCAGGGCTAACTCGCTAAAACGCTAGCTCAATGCTGTTGTCTAGCAACCTGTAACTATACAGCAAGACTGTGAAAGTCTGGACACATTTAAAGCGTTtttgatcacacaaagtgatctcttagactggctgacacagctctgaccTGTCTAGGTACCACAATTGTAGAAACAAACTCGTCAGAAGTGCCACTCACTTTCTTTCAGCGGCATGCTGAAAGAATTAAGCGTTTGTATggcgagacatggttcgcacacagaggaaTACGAGGAAACGTTCGTAAACCGAAACAGTCGCAATTAGAGGCGTTCATAAATCGAAATTTCATAGTATAAgctttttgagtaaaaaaaaaaaaaaggctgcatTTTGCATTCTGCTTGCTGTTTACCAAACCACTGGTGATACACTTGTGTAGCACTGATGTAATCAAGGAATAAAAGGCAATTTACCATTTTAAAAGTATTGTTTAATAACTGTTAACTTGGGGGGGAAAGTGCACCACTGGTAATTActgcagaaagcaatgtttgctgacaagcaaaataaagaactttgataggaaaaaaagttttttcacgCAAAAAACATATCGAAACAGAACCAAAAAAGGCAGCTGAAAAATAGTCAACAGTGATAATTGTAACATAATGTTATTTATATAACTAAAGTGTTGCTGTCGTTGATTTAGTTATACTTctggtgttcctcaaagttccatcttaggtcctctctttttcatcaattgagttctgtttttaaaaaaaacaacgacgcgacgctcacatttttgcagcagtttctaaaaaaaacacaagGGTGCTGTCATGGAGATGCTCTTTGATTAGCTTTTATTGCataaggtctttaaaaacagcagagcacttttGTTACGCtgacaaaatcaaatgtctactgtaaagGACTCAGGTcctctggaatatacaaaataagactaatagtgaagggaggaGTCCGGCCCccaggtccttagctttctggagatgtggcccccaaaacaatgaaGTTGAATATCCCTGATGTACAAATAATCACCAGCTTCCATGCATATTTTGTCCAAGCCAAAAAAGATGGCACAAACATAACGCCTCTGTTCATCAATGTAGTGATATattatgtacaatgatgtgtatattatatttaaaaacagCGCAGGAAACAACATAAATGTTttcttttacaaaccccgtttccatatgagttgggaaattgtgttagatgtaaatataaacggaatatagtgatttgcaaatccttttcaacccatattcaattgaatgcactacaaagacaagatatttgatgttcaaactcataaacattttataagcttctcaggtggaattctttcccattcttgcttgatgtacagcttaagttgttcaacagtccgggggtctccgttgtggtattttaggcttcataatgcgccacacattttcattgggagacaggtctggactacaggcaggccagtctagtacctgcactcttttactatgaagccacgttgatgtaacacgtggcttggcattgtcttgctgaaataagcaggggcgtccatggtaacgttgcttggatggcaacatatgttgctccaaaacctgtatgtacctttcagcattaatggcgccttcacagatgtgtaagttacccatgtcttgggcactaatacacccccataccatcacagatgctggcttttcaactttgcgcctataacaatccagatggttcttttcctctttggtccggaggacacgacgtccacagtttgcaaaaacaatttgaaatgtggactcgtcagaccacagaacacttttccactatttatcagtccatcttagatgagctcaggcccagcgaagccgacgaaggagagttttaacttgcacttacagatgtagcgaccaactgtagttactgacagtgggtttctgaagtgttcctgagcccatgtggtgatatcctttacacactgatgtcgcttgttgatgcagtacagcctgagggatcgaaggtcacgggcttagctgcttatgtgcagtgatttctccagattctctgaaccctttgatgatattacggaccgtagatggtgaaatccctaaattccttgcaatagctggttgagaagggtttttcttaaactgttcaacaatttgctcacgcatttgttgacatagtggtgaccctcgccccatccttgtttgtgaatgactgagcatttcatggaatctacttttatacccaatcatggcacccacctgttcccaatttgcctgttcacctgtgggatgttccaaataagtgtttgatgagcattcctcaactttatcagtatttattgccacctttcccaacttctttgtcacgtgttgctggcatcaaattctaaagttaatgattatttgcacaaataaaaaaatgtttatcagtttgaacatcaaatatgttgtctttgtagcatattcaactgaatatgggttaaaaatgatttgccaatcattgtattccgtttatatttacatctaacacaatttcccaactcatatggaaacggggtttgtaatttccCATGCATATTATGCGTGTTATATTAAGTTGGATGCACCTGACTAAAAAGTACAGTGCAGCTTTCAGTGTTTGTGCAGCTATTAGCATTAACATATTTGTCACCAGTGATCATACTCACTTTAGCATAGACTCATTAAAAAGAAGTACGTCAGTCAGCAAACGCGTGCATTAAAAAATGTCTTCTTTGTGTCAGACATACCTTCATTCCATGAGCATCATACACAGAGACCTCAACTCTCACAATTGCCTGGTTAAACTGGTAAGTGTCCTCAGTTCCGAGCACATATCCATATTAGTTGGAGTGACCCATCAGGTGTTACCTTTTCCCTTCAGGACAACACCGTGGTCGTTGCTGACTTTGGACTGTCCCGACTCATTGTCGAAGAGAAAGTGAAACCGGCCCCCGAGAAGAGCGCCAATAAGAAAAGGGTGTTCCGACGTATTGACCGCAAGAAAAGGTACACCGTGGTTGGAAACCCCTACTGGATGGCGCCGGAGATGCTTAACGGTGAGTGGTGGAACAAACTACTGACCAGGCGCGAGTGAGCTTACTTCATCCTGTGTTTGATCGTGTTTTAGGGAAACGCTATGACGAGAAGGTGGACATTTTCTCTTATGGAATTGTTCTTTGTGAGGTGACGTCACTTTTTCACTCTGTTCCGTTACAATCGTAAAGCTGCGGTACTTATTTGTTGACGAAGGACCTCGCTGTCTTGTGATCCAGATCATCGGAAAGGTCTACGCAGACCCCGAATGTCTTCCCAGGACTCTGGACTTTGGTTTGAATGTGGGCAAGTTTGTGGAGAAGTTCCTACCTGAAGATTGTCCTGCAGCGTTCTTTCCGCTGGCTGTGGCGTGCTGCGACCTCACACCTGACAACCGGTGAGCTCCTATTCTTCTTCTAAAGCCAAAACGGCGATCAAGTCCATCTTTGGGACTTTACCAACAGATCTCATAAGTATTAGGCcagtttttaacctttttgacctcggggcccaacttttcctctACAGAGAGGGCCCCAGGGATCCACTCAAATATTAGACTgaatcttgattttaatcatattcaataattatttctAACCTTCTTACAAAATGATATGAAATCATGTGTTAATCATAAATATTATCAAGGTTGAGgacaggctgattacaaaaataaatactaattaaagctgcaagcatcgatggacgggaccgactttgaggactcataaaatccaaaccggagcagtaattaaaactctttaatcaacttttaatcagacggGTTCAatatctctcctgtgctaatttgaagctgacacgacaaacgcgctcagagggagATAATGTTTGGAAAaagggtgactgtttttactcaacttttgttttgaagggggaattgcaaacttcctgttgatttttgctgggggttgtcagtgtatgaaatctaggtctaagtgagacctacatagaggtttttgtttcatgtctctacgacattcctactgggagttaaaggcagttttgtctgtgttttcttcctagggagcgctagagcgcaattttgagttttggggtttggttttttgagtagatcgcaattttcgccagtcctgatgtgtgtgtccaatttggtgagttttgaagcatgttaagggggtcaaattacagctcaaagaggcggcggtataataataaaacgctagaaatacaatagggtcctctgtctcaaagggactcggtccctaataagaaaaaaatagtaCATACAGTTACACAGTGCAAATATAAGTACATTATAACTGGATTAATAGGACATAATaataatgtttcttaaaagtgcaaatgaaaatacagcttcaccactttagtcataatttttgcacttaaaggcctactgaaatgaattttttttatttaaacggggatagcaga
This genomic interval from Entelurus aequoreus isolate RoL-2023_Sb linkage group LG06, RoL_Eaeq_v1.1, whole genome shotgun sequence contains the following:
- the limk2 gene encoding LIM domain kinase 2; this encodes MEDTEGTDEFYCAGCGAIVQEQFHMKVLQDTWHSACFQCSVCCDHLTNWYYEKDGKLYCRKHYWEKFGELCHGCSLLMTGPAMVAGEHKYHPECFVCLSCKVVIEDRDTYALVERSKLYCGKCYKQVILTPMLEKRSHDSVLDSLPHTVTLISMPSAANGKRGFSVSVLRDANGSASVQVKEVRGMLISPEVRNAIHVGDRILEINGLPVGTLLEEEVDDLIHRTSQTLQLLLEYDPVRQRLDRLRLGAPRNPLGAPATSRMRLSSPSNAVLERSEVDDGTLKRRSLRRSNSICKSPGPNSPKEHLFLTRDIGRSESLRSSSSCSHRIFRPCDLIHGEVLGKGFFGQAIKVTHKATGEVMVMKELIRCDEETQKTFLKEVKVMRCLDHPHVLKFIGVLYKDKRLNLITEFIEGGTLKDFIRDTDPFPWDQRVSFAKSIASGMTYLHSMSIIHRDLNSHNCLVKLDNTVVVADFGLSRLIVEEKVKPAPEKSANKKRVFRRIDRKKRYTVVGNPYWMAPEMLNGKRYDEKVDIFSYGIVLCEIIGKVYADPECLPRTLDFGLNVGKFVEKFLPEDCPAAFFPLAVACCDLTPDNRPPFQKLEDCFIALSLNQELGIPLPIELDQLHQSLSRLHWPKDSSCPLQSTDQNEPQTPNASSLDSPSMSDSAT